The DNA sequence GGCAATCTCGTTTGTTTTGTGGAGAACGAATTTCAGATAAGGCTCGGTAGCGCGGGAGAGCCAATCTAAAGAGCGGGGTTGTTTGTCCACAGCGATGGCGGCAGAGGCCAGCTTGGGCGACACGTTCCATTGATCGACCAGGGCGAGAGCCGCCGCCCCCGGCTCGATGTAGCCCGAGGTTTCAACCTCGATGCGAAGGCCAGCGTTATTAAGCATCGCGATAAGCGCGGGGAACATTTCATTTTCAAGAGGCTCCCCCCCGGTGACAATTACCTGGCTACCCGGGCGCGCAGCGCAATAATCCAAAATTTCATGGCCCGATAGCTCGACCACGGGGGGCCCCGCCCAGCTATATTTTGTGTCGCACCAGGCACAACCAACCGTACACCCCATGAGGCGCACGAAAACCGAGGGGCGGCCAAGGGTCGCGCCCTCGCCCTGCAATGAATAGAAAAGCTCGTCCGCCAGCGGAATGCGTAGAGCCGCCGCCGGGGTTAATTTCTCTCCGGCGAGAGAATCGGGCATGATCCTGCCTTTTTTCGCCTACCCGAGGGCGGCGGCGACGATGATGGCGATGCCGATGAAGATCGCGCCAATGACAATGCCC is a window from the Nitrospinaceae bacterium genome containing:
- a CDS encoding 7-carboxy-7-deazaguanine synthase QueE yields the protein MPDSLAGEKLTPAAALRIPLADELFYSLQGEGATLGRPSVFVRLMGCTVGCAWCDTKYSWAGPPVVELSGHEILDYCAARPGSQVIVTGGEPLENEMFPALIAMLNNAGLRIEVETSGYIEPGAAALALVDQWNVSPKLASAAIAVDKQPRSLDWLSRATEPYLKFVLHKTNEIAEVDALLAKYDLADFPSHRIIISPGGKKLSHMEPRLLPLADAALERGWRFTPRLHVILWGDKRGV